Genomic segment of Salvia hispanica cultivar TCC Black 2014 chromosome 2, UniMelb_Shisp_WGS_1.0, whole genome shotgun sequence:
ACCTCGAACGCCAGCTTCTGCGCGGAGTTGCTGGTGCCGTACGCCTCCCAATTCATGGACAAGGACGGCGACAAAATGGGGTACGCCGCCATCTCCGCCACCCTCGCCCAAGTGCAGTCCACGAGGGCGTACATGGTGCGCCAGACCACCGAGCCCACGGCCACTGAGAAGGAGCGCTCCGCCGTCACGTCGTGCCTCGGAGATATCGGCAACAGCGACGACAGCCTCCGCAACGCCTCGCAGGAGTTCGACCTGTTTCGCGCTGCCAAAGGCGAGCAGCGAAGCAGCCACAGAGAGAGCGTGATCAAGATGATCAATTCCGCAAGGAATGATCTCACCGCCTGCTCCGATTTGTTGAAGAAGCATAATGATGTTGTCGGCGCCGGAATCATTAGCGAGTCTGCGCGCATGACGGAACGCTCCATTCAGGCGTGTTCCGTGGCTGAAGCTTTCATACACTGAATATTAGGTGTAGATTCCAGAAATTTACTGTTTTCCCTAACCTCTTACAATTTGTAGGTAAGACCAAtttcaatatcaataatttcacgacaaatcaaattttgttacGGTCACGGCATATATTGTTTTTACCATATATGTTGATATCGGTATATACACATTATgccgtaaattaaggtatatatatataatgaaattttggTATCGCGGCCGTTACTAATACCAAATTCTTTCAATTAGGTATCGTACTGTaccaaaaattatgaaatactaaaaattaaatattattaatattttttttcctataagATAAGTCTGATACcgatatttcaatatttcacTCCCACCAAGAAAATAGAGTAATATTCAATtggtatataaatataactacagtattttaagaaatttgatcaatattcagtcaaaatattactagtattttcgTTTCATAGCCAAATAAAGCAACTGACCACCACCTTGGGAAGAAGACCACAAAAAgtcatttataaattgatcatagaataatagtactaatggatcacaagaaaatgaaagtatTCGTTAATAGAGATGGTTAATAAGGGCCAAGGCGTTGCTGATATGCCTCTCAACTCCAGTGACACAGCTAGTGATCTTCTTCTTAACGGAGGCGCTCACCTTCCGCTCGAGGACTTCGTCGATGCACGTCTCAGCGTCGGTGATGGCGGCGCTGGCGTAGGTCTTTGCATTGGCCCACTCGAACGCCCTGTCACCGCTCTTCATGTGGCCCATGGCGGTGAGCGTGTCCTTGAGCTCAGTGACCGCGTCTTTGAGGTCGCCGATGCAGTTCTTCACGGCCATCGCCTCCGTCTTCTTCACCCCCTTCTGCTTCGCCAGCTTCGTCACGGTGGCCGAGCAGTTGTAGGTGGCCTGCACCGCCGCCTTCAGGGCTACCTTGCACAGCTTCAAGGGGTTTGTCCCCACCGTCGACGCGTAGGGCACCAGCGTCTTGATGCACAGCGACGAGTACGTCGTCGTTTTGCACTTCTTCACGACGAAGTTGGTCGAGCTTTTCTTTGACGTGGCGGCGGAGGTTGGAATAGTGTTGCATGAGATTAAGACCGAGAGTGTGAGGATGGCTGTGAGGAAATGTTTAGTTCCCATCTTTGGTTTCGATCGATTGGTGTGatgatattgatttattttaatttgtgaggATGGATTTGCAGAGAAGACGCAAGGGgtatatatactatacataTAACATCTATATAAGTAATTAATGTAGAAATGAAGTTGTCAGCAGGCGAATTAATTGTTGAATCTAGCGGGAATAATTTAGGTATTTAAAAACTGCTATTTTAGGTTGTTGATAGTCCGAAGGCACATGCGTTTTGTCAAAAGATTAGCATCTGTTCAAGTCACATGCTTATTCTAAGCCATCTTGTTCATCATTTCTGATCATTGATCTATATACGTTGTTTTAAGATGTACTCTTGTTTAATTGCATTGTCAGTATACATATTTAAGagtaatataagaaaattgctgatatattttatttgtcgattacataatttttttttttttattattgtgagAAGTACAACAAGAGTATACTTTTGGGTTAGAGGGTGATAGCAGTTTCTCATTatcttattattaatataattataccaATTAAGAAAGTAACTTTTGTCTGCAATTTCCTCTAAAATGTAGGAGTACTTGGTGGAGTATGAAAGTTTTTTGTGATCAGTTCTCTTTCCCTGATAAGAGAAGAGCAgcgaaatatattctttataatAGGTGTACATGTTTCCTTTGTATAGTACTCATtcgtttcttaaaaataggaacatttgaaatgacacgaattttaatgcaaatttgataaagtaagagagatataaaaaaagtgtCAGGTGGAAAATGGATCATACTGGTAAAGAGAATGaactttctaaaatagaatgtttttatttttaggaaatggtCCAAAAAGAAAGAGATTCTATTTCTAAAAagcggaggaagtatattatATGTAGGGTTGGCCACAATTACGTTAGAAGCACTAAATTGGATGAATTGagtcaaataataatttatgcaattttattgtatGCAAGTAATGTTTCCGCCGCTTAACTTCATATGCATGCTTTCCGACTTGATAACCGGTGaagtatagtagtagtactaatacaTGTAAATTCAAGTTTAAGGGTATACAGGGTTcgtatatttttctaatatgtTCGTACATTGTATcgcataatataaaaaagttaatcctagaaatttattttccaGAATGATGTCAATTTAAATTGCTCCAAGCTGCCTCCAATAATATTTAGAACGTGGGCCGTCGTATGCCTACATTAATTGGAGGTATAGGTATAGAGTgctaattatttgaattagaTGATTGATATAATTGGAATTAGATTAATACGTTGCTGTGATCCTTAATTACATCATGCGATGGTGGATGTTAGGGGCATGTGTTGTGAGCACATGCGCGTAAGGTGCTGCTCAAACAATGCCGCCTTTTATGGATTAACCTCCACGAAATTTGCGCTTATCTCAATCCACTTCCATTTACGTGACCATTCATACATATACTATTTCATacttatttcaattaattaaggtGGGAATTTAGTCTTAGCTTTATTAATCGAACGATGTCAATTTCAAATTCGCTAACAACAATTTAGACTGAGTAAATCGTATACCATCACTTGACAGCTAGGCAATGATTATCTTAATTATGCcctaatgataaaataattacgCATCAAATCCAATATTATTTTGAAGTAGATACATATTACTGTACACTACTATTTGGGCATATGGCAAGATTTATACagtatatatgaatatatcgAAATTAGGGGTAAAGAAGAAAGATATTCAATCCATATTTCGTGGATCAGATAAGTACGacttgaatatatatttatgtgaaaaaGCTATGAGTAGGATGATTTAGACCAAATTAGAGATTTTCTACAAAATACCCCTCTAGTTTGACGCAgggtatattttttattaaaattgttagGTGTGGATGGTTAAATATACAACTCAGTTCAAATACATCTGCTTTCCCATTAATAAGTCGAGAGACTGGTATCGATATCAGCTAGTTAACTAATTCTGGCCTAAGTTATTAGGAGTAccaatttactattttcatatatccacaattaaaaatcttagttcacttttaatataatttaagtCTCAAATTTCATTAACATATTCTcatcacattatattataaggagtagtaaataaaaataggtctcacattttactatttttttcactcactttttctttatatttcttaaaactatTATCGAACTAGACTGAGATTCTTAGAGTATCAACATCCATGCTCTCCACGGAGAATATGCTCTTCACTATTAATAGGCCCGACcccacttttatatagtacccctccgtctcataatagatgtcacacttttctttttagtatgtCCCACAAAAAGTGGCATATCTCttcttttagaaaaagttccctctcacatcaattataaaattatattttctcttaccacttaacatacaaaataacatctcctaaaatctcgtgtcatctCTCAAGTGagacatctactatgggacggatggagtatattttatcttaacAAAGGCACAAAACCCATGATCATGTTCTTTTCCAAGAGCATGTTTTTCACCATTCATGAATTCCactattcaattttaaaactgcaattactaaaaacattttcttaataataaaacttcattaaaaaatccaaaatgaaattacaaaGTCACATAAAAACATAggttaataaaataaaatattattcttcCGGTGGCGGCGGTGATGGCTTCGTGTTCAAACAAGACATGtcggtatttatagatgatttggATGAATTGAggatataaaaatgaaaaaaaaaattgttcaaaaATGGTACTCTGCCGCTGGCATGAGCACAATGGCGAGCTTGTCGCGTGCTATGCCAATGGCACGAGCACAGCTCTTCACAGCGGCAACGCAGCGGATGCTCTGAGTGCCGGACGGAGGAAGAGAATATGGGTTAGAAAAGGGAGATCAATGTGAATGAGTAAAATAATGCTCTTAGTACATGAAAGATTTCTAAGTTGATTCCATGTTGATATGACAATATACGTGAGTACTACTTACTATATAAGTCTCTGCCAGTAACTAAATTACTAATTGGCATGTGGGCTGGACCGGTCTGTCCTAGCTCCGTCTTAGTCCATGTCTGAAATGAGTCGAACTGGgttggtatttaattttataaatctgGGTCGAGCCCAACCCAAACTCACTTTGACacacaaatattttgaatgaCTTTTGTAGCTTAATTAGATGATTCCATGCTATGTCTTTTTGCACCACCACTACTCTTGCATCCATAATTTCCGATATAAAGCAAACAATTACTTACTACATGTACACTTCCATATCTACTTTCAAATTCTATTACACTAGAAAAATTTACCAAGTGAAACAACACAAATATGCCAAAACTTCCAATTTTGATGTCGCTCACCTAGCTATTCATAGCTTAGATAATCTGCTGTTCACATGTGTCAATTGTTATTGAAAAAATGGTATGCGATTCGTCATGCTGAAGAACGCGATTTGAAATAAGCCAATAGTCCGAGAAGTGGTGCATTGATATAAGTGGCGGGCTCGGATTTGGTGGAGTCGACACGATCATCAGCAAAGGAGTCGTCCACGTTGGGGCCTCCGACCACCGCCCCTGTGAGCTCATTGGGATTGGCGTCGGCGCTCATGAAATAAGGCGTTCCGTCCTTGCAGGCTATGTGGTCTGGATGCTGAGCCACCGATGGCAGCGATGATGCCCTGTGGTGTATTCTCCGTGGAAACTTACTGCCGTATCCCACCATGTAAGACATGCTCAACGGATTGCTTCCTAGTATATAGTCCACCTATGTATACAATAATACAAATACAGTACAATTCTCACACTCATCACCCATCAGATTTATAGTATTTGGAGGAATACACTTTGTACGTTGTTTGTACCTACCTGCTTTTTTGTGAAACCAACGAGCATCTTTTGAGTGATGATTTTATCATTGCATCGAATGACATGCTTCGATTTCTTCAGGTAACGTGCATATACTAATATGAGAAATGAGACCGCGGTTGCATGTTGCAAGTTACAAACTCCTTGTTTTGCTAGAAGCCCTCCTGCAACATATACAttagtttcttttttatttaagtactccatatagtagtgagtatatatatatagatataccTGGAGAGAATTGGACGATATTGGTGGGAGAGTCTGGCAGTATTGAACAGATAAAGGTATCCGCATAGGAGAGAAAAGGTGTAGAAGTTTCCATGGTGTTATTTAGCACCAACTGCATATATCGAACCCCAAGTTattaggagtactactttttaagGCTCATTGAAGTTAAATTTAGTAAATGAGGGGAACTTTAAAACTTACTTTTGAAATAAGAACACCGATTCCAGCATGCTTTGCATCCCATCCAAATTCTGAGATGCCTGCTTCAATCTGTGGTTTGAAGTTTATGATGTTTTGCATcacataattcaaataaactgATTTTTTGCTAGCTTTGTATAGCCATGCTGCCCCCCACAACAATTCATCCTGCAAACATTAAATCttacacttttatttttcatttttttcccatttaCTTTAGAATGATATATATACCTGATAGCCACTGTAATCACAATAAAAAGGACAGGCTCCTCCAGCAATACTGTCGTTGTATGAGCCTCTATACTTGTCTGCAAACTCAAATACCTGTagtcacaaaatatataaaccatgaaaattaaataccTGTAGTCACACAATATATAACCTATACTAGTTCCTTGCTCCTATTTGTTTGGGTTAATagctatttaaaatttaaatagccAAGTTTGGTTTGGGTTAACTATAACAATTGTCTCatctatacacaaaatatcgTCTCATATATTTGTTTACCTCAGAGGCCCTTTTGAGGAGCACTTTAGCGTACACCTTATCTCCGAAAGCTTTGAAAACCAAAGACGAGGCGGCCAGCGCCGCGGCTATCTCAGCCGATACTTCGGATCCAGGTGCGTTCTGAGTGACCGCATACAACGTACGAGGAGTGTCCATGTCTTCTGGCCTCTGCCAACAGTTGTGGTCGGCGTTGGGGTCTCCCACCTGAGCATACACGACGCCGGGAGTGGCGGTGGCTTTCAGGAAGTACTCCGTCGACCACCGAACTGCCTCCACCGCATGCGCCAGCTCCGGGCCCATGGACTTGCCGTATTCGATTACTCCCCATGCCATCATCGTCGTTGAGAATGCCATCGGAAAATTGAACTTCACATTGTCTCCCGCGTCGTAGTACCCACCTGTTAAGTCTACCTGGCCAACACAAAAAacaaagttttttttatcacgcTATTTAAGAAAgtaatatttgataaaaagaaaataaatgtaaaataaattaagaaaaacaaaagtatatatataaaaaaaatgaatgagagAATTGAATTTGGAAGGATATGAATCGATTTACTTGGCTGAATAGATGATTTATATCAATAACTACGACGTAAATTTACACTTACGCCCTTATCGAGACCGTCACCGAGTGCCGAGTCTTTCCTCCATGTCAAACGCTGAGAAGCGGGAAGCTTCCCTGACCTTTGCCCCTCAAAAAACAATATGCTTTTTGCAAGGGCATCTCCATAATCATGCAATATTGCATTTCCGCTACTCAATCCTACTAATACTATCACcacatatattattaattttctcatCACTGTCAGATTTCTATTCCTTCTCAACAGTATGACTAAACAAGAGACTTCTCTCTTTTGAATAAGAACCGAAGACCTCTCCTATTGTTAATATAATGGCTGTTTAGTATGGGTAAAAGATTGAGGGCAAATATTAATTTGCTTCTTTAAGTGAAATCAACATCAACTTTAACTCTTTAAGTGAAGCTTACACATGCAAAAGTCAATATTTTGCTCTAAACCTCAGTATGGTGATTAATTGGTTTCATCTTTGTGATAATTTACCTCAGATCGATCACATTCACTTCTCATAATACTCCGTTTTTATTTGGACGTTTACCTTATAGGGTTGACAAAATATACATAGAATATTCACTGGTGAGCGTTTTcgttgtagtagtattaattaattaaaggaTTCATGACTTCGGCAATTATATAAAGTAGCATCATTGACATGGAAAAAAGGGGCGATATCAAGTGAATAAAAAGTTAAGTTGTGTTGCCACAGAGTTGACTAATAAACTGACATATTTGTTGATATGGGTGTTATATTTGGGCTTTGAATAGAAATTATGAttatatcttaatttatttaagagCGCCTATACACAATTTCTGTGGTGGGCCATCGGCGTTGCTGTAGGTGGGCTTAGTCAAACGGTGACAGGCTGCTGTAGTTTGGGCTGAGTAAACTATATGGGCTCGACTGATCATGAGAAAATGGGCCATTAGTCATGTGAGGAATTGGGTAGTTGGCCCAGTAAACTGCATGGGCTCTACTGGTTGGCTAATGGGCTATAAGAACTCATATCCACAAACCCTTTCAAATGCAAATATGATGCATTGCTACTAAAACAgagaattataaaatttcaatgcaGAAAATATATCGAAATAGAGGAGCCGATCCCACCATTTGTGGTCATTaaaagatagaaaataaatcatcTATAGCGAACTAAAACTTGAAAAACAGAGTCCCACAAtgatcttttttctttattataatTAGTCATTCCCTTATTTCTTGGCAGATGAGTTTCAAGATAATTATCGGTGTGTTGACCATAaaacaaagaagaaataaagttGTGATTTCCTGAGACACTAATTAAAGCATGATTAGCGTAATTAAAACTCTTAAGCACATGGGGTAACCTGCAAATTTCAATGCTTAGGTGATCAGACATTTGTGTTATCTAATTTAAAGGTGGAATATAGGCTCCTTACTTAACGCTCAGATCTCCCTCATGTGTACTGCTTGACCATCGATTATCAGATGAGGTACGGAATCGCACTTAACTTCTTAATTGCTTTTGTTTAAACCTAATTATGCACGAAAGATATTATTGCAGACAGATCGAGTTAGATCTATCTATAAACTATGGTTTTCAAAGGACTTTTATACacaatttcattttacatGAGTTGTCGGTCaggattaattaaaaaataacttcTATTTAGATTCCAATactataattgaaaattattaattattagtactataagtTTCCACTAAATATGGCTGGAAAAACCttaactttcaaattttggtttgcccctgcaaatatgcaataaaactTTGATTGCATGCATCAGCTATGATCTCACAAAgtgtttaaaaaatactaggTCGAGACAGGAGAATTAAGTTTGCAATAATAGGACATACAGTAGACTTTAGAAATAGATTCCCAGccatttccaacaaattaaaattgttccAATCAATTAATGGCTCCTGACACGATGATGAGGCAAAacatttctctctccaaatgcGCCATCTTACCTTGAGTGTAATGGCCGTGATCCATGAAACAAGGATCTCTTCATTTTAAAGACATATCATTgaaatttcattcaaattcattattCAATTGAACTCTCCCATTCCCTCCTTTTCAAACTATTCCAACTGTCACAACATGATTTACTTGTATAAAGTCATCAACCCTCCAACAAATCCAAGATCTTTTAAGACCTCCCTCAATCTCCCCTTTCATGCTACCACCCTAATTAATCACCATGACCTCAAATTCTATACTAttatcttctttcttcttcttcttcttcttgttccCCATAATAGTACATGCCAGTGATGCTACAACTAACAGTAGTAGCAACACTGGCATAGCATTGTGGTGTAGTACCACACCGCACCCAGACCCATGCAACTACTTCATGGGCCGGGACCCGGCCAGGTTCAACCCCAATTCCCGGGAGGATTTCAGGACGATGACGATCATGGCCGCCCTGGAGAGGGCGGCCGACGTCCAGTCCCTAGCAAGCAAAATGCACTGCACGAGCAAGCGAAGGACAATCGTGTACCGCGACTGCAACAAACTCATCGAGAACACAGTCGACCAACTAAACACAACGCTGCAGAGCATCCAGAACAACGCCAGCTTCACCGACTTCGACGCGCAGACGTGGCTGAGCACGGCCTTAACCAACATTGAGATCTGCCGCCGGAGCtccaacgacctcaacgtgaCCAAGTTCAGCTCGCCGATCCTCTCCGGAAACGTCTCCGAGCTCATCAGCAACAGCCTCGCGACCAACAACGCGCTGCTCGACACCAACTCGAGCACGGCCCACCGCGGCGGGTTCCCGGCGTGGGTGACGAAGCGGGAGAGGAAGATGCTGCAGGATTTGCAGCTGGCGACGAGGGCGAATGTGGTGGTGGCTCAGGACGGGACGGGGCAGTTCAAGTCGATCCAGGCGGGGATTAACTACGCGACGTCGAGGCGCGTGGGGAATGGGAGAGTGGTGGTGTATGTGAAGAGAGGGGTTTACAGAGAGAATATTCTGATAAGCAGGACCATGAATAAGGTGATGCTGGTCGGAGATGGCCTCAGGTACACCATCATCACCGGCAGCCGGAGCGTCTCTGCCGGCTTCACTACTTATAGTTCTGCAACCGTCGGTGAGTTTCGTCCTCGTTAATTAACCcaataattagtaaattactactacttttaaAGTGAGTTAAATTGCATGTGCAACTGTGGCTATAATTAGAATTAGGTATTTTGTTATAGCTAGTTAATTGGTTAATTATCTATAATTAGCGCTTTTCGTACTAATACAAGTTAAACTCAACTGATCCTTATCAtaactattaatattaatacacACATTGAgcaaatatatgtatttattatcAGTAGTGCAAgtataaaaatggaataaatcTCAATGAAGATGATCACGAACGAAATTAGTACAATGAATTACAATCTCAATATTCAAgttcatatataaaataattgtgcTGCACTAGAGTCAGAGTCTgtattgattaataaataacaattCATGTGTAAACAGTTGACTAAACAggggattttattttattcagtGGTATGATATGTAAtgtaaatcaatatatatacctTCTGGCCCGAAAAATTCTTTCcccactattttaattatcgcAATGGAAACAATGCATGTTACATTAATTGTGCGCGTACAGTTCTCAGAATGAACCAATAGGCATTAATCAactaaaaaactaattaattgacATTTGAGATTCTGCTCGATCTGAAAACAACTAGTAAATGATTAATAGATCgtctagtattattttcttttcccttgcaataattttttcattatgctaataaaatatatacaccTCACAAATTTCAATACCATAAACCCGACACCTTACTTCTTGTCCAAGGTCATATTACTAACTTCCCTTTGAATCATCATATCTTTGAAGCTACCTAACAAGATGCTCCAACTAAAACGTAATTTTGTATCTTTACGTTGAATTCATACAGTTCTTTACTTCACTTACTACTACTATCTCatcattaaagaaaattatactccccCATCACCCATTATGTTTCCACTTTGAACcggcatgaattttaagaaatgtaaagaaaaatgttagtTAATATGAATTCCCTTTTATAATAGTACAAGTTTTAtaagtgaagtgagttagtagaatatattttccattactaaatattgtaaaaactgaaataagacaattaatactagtaatagacattccaaaatggaaaattgggtCACGGGACTAAGGGTGTACTAGTTGACttggataattattaattagattagtactgaaaatatttgtaaattgatGATTAGGAATCGATGGCATCGGATTCATAGCCCGGGGCATCACCTTCCGCAACACGGCGGGCCCACAGAGAGGGCAGGCGGTGGCGCTCCGGTCGGCCTCGGATCTGTCGGTGTTCTACGCGTGCGGGTTCGAGGGGTATCAGGACACTCTGTTCGTCCACGCGCAGCGCCAATTCTACAAATCGTGCTACATCTACGGCACCATCGACTTCATCTTCGGCAACGCGGCCGTCGTCTTCCAGAACTGCATCATCTACGTGCGGAAGCCGCTGTGGGGCCAGGCGAACGTGGTGACCGCGCAGGGCCGGGGCGACCCGTTCCAGAACACGGGCATATC
This window contains:
- the LOC125204610 gene encoding pectinesterase inhibitor 4-like, whose protein sequence is MGTKHFLTAILTLSVLISCNTIPTSAATSKKSSTNFVVKKCKTTTYSSLCIKTLVPYASTVGTNPLKLCKVALKAAVQATYNCSATVTKLAKQKGVKKTEAMAVKNCIGDLKDAVTELKDTLTAMGHMKSGDRAFEWANAKTYASAAITDAETCIDEVLERKVSASVKKKITSCVTGVERHISNALALINHLY
- the LOC125204607 gene encoding endoglucanase 8-like, whose amino-acid sequence is MRKLIIYVVIVLVGLSSGNAILHDYGDALAKSILFFEGQRSGKLPASQRLTWRKDSALGDGLDKGVNLTGGYYDAGDNVKFNFPMAFSTTMMAWGVIEYGKSMGPELAHAVEAVRWSTEYFLKATATPGVVYAQVGDPNADHNCWQRPEDMDTPRTLYAVTQNAPGSEVSAEIAAALAASSLVFKAFGDKVYAKVLLKRASEVFEFADKYRGSYNDSIAGGACPFYCDYSGYQDELLWGAAWLYKASKKSVYLNYVMQNIINFKPQIEAGISEFGWDAKHAGIGVLISKLVLNNTMETSTPFLSYADTFICSILPDSPTNIVQFSPGGLLAKQGVCNLQHATAVSFLILVYARYLKKSKHVIRCNDKIITQKMLVGFTKKQVDYILGSNPLSMSYMVGYGSKFPRRIHHRASSLPSVAQHPDHIACKDGTPYFMSADANPNELTGAVVGGPNVDDSFADDRVDSTKSEPATYINAPLLGLLAYFKSRSSA
- the LOC125204606 gene encoding probable pectinesterase/pectinesterase inhibitor 59 → MTSNSILLSSFFFFFFLFPIIVHASDATTNSSSNTGIALWCSTTPHPDPCNYFMGRDPARFNPNSREDFRTMTIMAALERAADVQSLASKMHCTSKRRTIVYRDCNKLIENTVDQLNTTLQSIQNNASFTDFDAQTWLSTALTNIEICRRSSNDLNVTKFSSPILSGNVSELISNSLATNNALLDTNSSTAHRGGFPAWVTKRERKMLQDLQLATRANVVVAQDGTGQFKSIQAGINYATSRRVGNGRVVVYVKRGVYRENILISRTMNKVMLVGDGLRYTIITGSRSVSAGFTTYSSATVGIDGIGFIARGITFRNTAGPQRGQAVALRSASDLSVFYACGFEGYQDTLFVHAQRQFYKSCYIYGTIDFIFGNAAVVFQNCIIYVRKPLWGQANVVTAQGRGDPFQNTGISIHNSRIMPAPDLKPVVGSFKTYLGRPWQQYSRTVIMKSFIDGFVVPEGWSRWEDSDFALSTLYYGEYMNFGPGGSTRKRVKWPGYHIITGTNVASRFTVGSLIAGRAWLPSTGVPFTAGL